A single Suricata suricatta isolate VVHF042 chromosome 2, meerkat_22Aug2017_6uvM2_HiC, whole genome shotgun sequence DNA region contains:
- the RNF148 gene encoding RING finger protein 148, whose product MILLRITPSAQSSISSRLLRLTVFLLLSLPDSKGKAIWTAHLNITFQVGNQIISDLGESGVFGNHSPLERVSGAVVLPEGWNQNACNPLTNFSRPEQADSWLALIERGGCTFTHKINVAAEKGANGVIIYNYPGTGNKVFPMSHQGTENIVAIMIGNLKGMELLHLIQRGVYVTIIIEVGRMHVPWLSHYITSLFTFLAATVAYFFLYCAWRPRAPNSSTRRRRPIKADVKKAIGQLQLRVLKEGDKELDPNEDSCVVCFDIYKSQDVVRILTCKHFFHKTCIDPWLLAHRTCPMCKCDILKT is encoded by the coding sequence ATGATCCTACTTAGAATTACTCCTTCAGCTCAGAGTTCCATTTCATCTCGACTACTGAGGCTTACCGTCTTTCTACTACTCAGCCTTCCTGACTCGAAAGGAAAAGCCATTTGGACAGCCCACCTGAATATAACATTTCAGGTGGGAAATCAGATTATATCTGACTTAGGAGAGAGTGGAGTGTTTGGGAACCATTCTCCTTTGGAAAGGGTGTCTGGCGCGGTGGTACTTCCTGAAGGATGGAATCAGAATGCTTGTAATCCTCTGACCAACTTCAGCAGGCCTGAACAAGCAGACTCTTGGTTGGCCCTCATTGAACGGGGAGGCTGTACTTTCACACATAAAATCAATGTAGCTGCAGAGAAGGGAGCAAATGGGGTGATCATCTATAACTATCCAGGTACAGGCAACAAAGTATTTCCCATGTCTCACCAGGGAACAGAAAATATAGTCGCAATAATGATAGGCAACTTGAAAGGCATGGAACTTTTGCACTTGATTCAGAGAGGAGTCTACGTTACGATCATCATCGAGGTGGGGAGAATGCATGTGCCATGGCTGAGCCATTACATCACGTCTCTTTTTACCTTCCTGGCTGCCACCGTTGCCTACTTTTTCTTGTACTGTGCCTGGAGACCTAGAGCGCCCAATTCTTCCACCCGGAGGCGAAGACCGATCAAAGCAGATGTGAAGAAAGCTATTGGTCAGCTTCAGCTGCGAGTGCTCAAGGAAGGGGACAAGGAACTAGATCCAAATGAAGACAGTTGTGTTGTTTGCTTTGACATATACAAATCCCAGGATGTAGTACGTATTTTAacttgcaaacattttttccATAAGACATGCATTGACCCCTGGCTTTTAGCACATAGGACATGCCCCATGTGCAAGTGTGATATTCTGAAAACTTAA
- the RNF133 gene encoding E3 ubiquitin-protein ligase RNF133 gives MNPLKISTYRNNTASSWLMQFSFLWLLSQNCCRASAVWSAYMNISYHVGNRVLSELGETGVFGISSTLKRVVGVLVPPDGKTQSACKPSTSFTRWRNSETWLALVERGGCTFTQKIKVATEHGASGVIIYNYPGTGNQVFPMSHQAFEDVIVVMIGNLKGMDLLHLIQKGVPITVTVEVGRRHIIRMNHYFVSFVIVTTATLAYFIVFHVWRLWIGRIQNRRRQRLTANLKKAFGQLQLRVLREGDEEIGPNGGSCVVCFDVYKPNDTVRVLTCKHFFHKNCIDPWILSHGTCPVCKCDILKALGIRVDVEDGVESLQVLMSNELPSALSPGEEETDNELPPVGESDKGTPSEGLPPQNDSQPKSVVGDVRPSP, from the coding sequence ATGAATCCACTCAAGATTAGCACTTACAGAAACAACACTGCATCTTCCTGGCTTATGCAATTCAGTTTTCTTTGGCTGCTTAGTCAGAACTGTTGCAGAGCCAGTGCTGTTTGGAGCGCTTACATGAACATCTCCTATCACGTTGGGAATCGGGTGCTGTCAGAGTTGGGGGAAACCGGAGTGTTTGGAATAAGCTCCACTTTGAAGAGAGTGGTGGGAGTCCTCGTGCCGCCCGATGGGAAAACTCAAAGTGCATGTAAGCCCAGTACCAGTTTCACCAGATGGAGGAACTCCGAGACCTGGCTCGCACTTGTTGAACGAGGCGGGTGTACCTTCACGCAGAAAATTAAGGTGGCCACTGAGCATGGGGCCAGTGGAGTGATCATCTACAACTACCCAGGAACTGGCAATCAGGTTTTCCCCATGTCTCATCAGGCATTTGAAGACGTCATCGTGGTGATGATTGGTAACCTAAAGGGCATGGATCTTTTGCATTTAATTCAGAAGGGAGTTCCCATTACAGTCACAGTTGAGGTGGGGAGAAGACACATCATCCGCATGAATCactattttgtctcttttgtgaTCGTCACAACTGCTACTTTAGCGTATTTCATCGTTTTTCATGTTTGGAGACTTTGGATAGGGAGGATTCAGAACCGGAGAAGGCAGCGGTTAACAGCCAATCTCAAGAAAGCCTTTGGCCAGCTCCAGCTTCGGGTTCTGAGAGAGGGGGATGAGGAGATCGGCCCAAATGGAGGTAGCTGCGTAGTTTGCTTTGATGTCTATAAACCCAACGATACAGTTCGTGTTCTCACCTGTAAACACTTTTTCCACAAGAATTGCATCGACCCCTGGATTCTGTCCCATGGGACATGCCCCGTGTGCAAATGTGACATTCTTAAAGCGTTGGGTATTCGGGTAGATGTTGAAGATGGAGTAGAATCTTTGCAAGTTCTCATGTCAAATGAATTGCCCAGTGCCCTGTCCCCTGGTGAAGAGGAGACAGATAACGAACTTCCTCCTGTAGGAGAGTCTGACAAAGGGACCCCTTCGGAGGGGCTGCCACCTCAGAATGACAGCCAGCCTAAGTCAGTGGTGGGAGATGTTCGTCCTTCCCCTTGA